One Lacunisphaera limnophila DNA window includes the following coding sequences:
- a CDS encoding winged helix-turn-helix transcriptional regulator has protein sequence MAAATSPDRRSPCPVACGLDIFGDRWTLLVVRDLVLGSERFKDFAASPEGIPTNILTDRLGRLQASGIVELTAAADGSRHPAYRLTEKGKAMKPILAAMRDWGLAWEKGTKVKLGR, from the coding sequence ATGGCTGCCGCGACCTCCCCCGACCGACGTTCCCCCTGTCCCGTGGCCTGCGGCCTGGACATCTTCGGCGATCGCTGGACCCTGCTGGTCGTGCGGGACCTCGTGCTGGGGTCGGAGCGGTTCAAGGATTTTGCCGCCTCACCGGAGGGGATACCGACCAACATTCTCACCGACCGGCTCGGCCGGTTGCAGGCGAGCGGCATCGTGGAGCTCACGGCCGCGGCCGATGGGTCGCGTCACCCCGCGTACCGGCTGACCGAAAAAGGCAAGGCCATGAAGCCCATCCTGGCCGCCATGCGCGACTGGGGCCTGGCGTGGGAAAAGGGAACGAAGGTTAAGCTCGGCCGTTGA
- a CDS encoding MFS transporter, with translation MNPPGAAGPSRTLALACATVFLVSFDATALVAAFTALRAHFAATTPEALSWILNAYTLVYAALLAPLGGWADRRGRKSAVLLGLTVFTAASVLSGLATSPATLIAGRVLQAVGAAWLTPATLALALDAGPREKRAQAVSLWGASGALAAAVGPALGSWLVDTVSWRAIFWVNVPLGLLLLHLGRRQLPESTVGRSPVRTDWPGAILLSAAGSLLVLGIVRANAVGWLSVPTGASLGAGLLLTLAFVAWARGRPHAAVDLRLFADGNFRLANLGTLLFGACFGMMFLAFYLFMTGVWHYSPSRAGLAAVVGPLVVVPFALLGGNIASRRGYRPVLVAGGLLYAAGQLWYFLRVGAHPAYLAAWLPGQLATGAAIGFVLPGLAGVAVANLPASLLASGNAVNQAIRQLGMALGIAGAVTLAGHSRVQLADFQPIYLLLAGGGLVTALLALPLKVLPGGPARRSLP, from the coding sequence ATGAACCCGCCGGGCGCCGCCGGGCCTTCCCGCACCCTGGCCCTGGCGTGCGCGACGGTGTTTCTGGTCTCCTTCGACGCCACCGCCCTGGTCGCGGCGTTCACGGCGTTGCGGGCGCACTTCGCCGCCACCACGCCGGAGGCGCTGTCGTGGATCCTGAACGCCTACACCCTCGTCTACGCCGCCCTGCTCGCACCCCTGGGTGGCTGGGCCGATCGCCGCGGCCGCAAATCCGCCGTCCTGCTCGGCCTCACCGTATTTACCGCAGCCTCGGTCCTGAGCGGCCTTGCCACCTCGCCGGCCACTTTGATCGCGGGTCGGGTACTGCAGGCGGTCGGCGCAGCCTGGCTCACCCCCGCCACCCTGGCCTTGGCCCTCGACGCCGGTCCGCGGGAAAAACGCGCGCAGGCTGTCAGCCTCTGGGGCGCCTCCGGGGCGCTGGCCGCCGCCGTCGGCCCGGCCCTGGGTTCCTGGCTGGTCGACACCGTGTCTTGGCGGGCGATCTTCTGGGTTAACGTGCCACTCGGACTCCTGCTGCTCCATCTTGGCCGCCGGCAGCTGCCTGAATCCACCGTCGGCCGCTCACCGGTCCGGACGGACTGGCCCGGCGCGATCCTCCTCAGCGCGGCCGGCAGCCTGCTCGTGCTGGGCATCGTGCGGGCCAACGCGGTTGGCTGGCTGTCCGTCCCCACCGGGGCCAGCCTCGGCGCCGGCCTGCTGCTCACCCTGGCTTTCGTGGCTTGGGCCCGCGGCCGGCCGCACGCCGCCGTCGATCTGCGGCTGTTCGCGGATGGGAACTTCCGTCTGGCGAATCTCGGGACGCTGCTGTTCGGCGCCTGCTTCGGGATGATGTTCCTGGCGTTCTACCTCTTCATGACCGGGGTCTGGCACTATTCCCCCAGCCGCGCCGGGCTCGCCGCGGTGGTCGGACCGCTCGTGGTGGTGCCGTTTGCCCTGCTCGGGGGGAATATCGCGAGCCGTCGCGGCTATCGGCCGGTGTTGGTGGCGGGCGGATTGCTGTATGCCGCGGGACAGCTCTGGTATTTTTTGCGGGTGGGCGCGCACCCCGCCTACCTGGCGGCGTGGCTGCCGGGCCAGCTGGCCACGGGCGCGGCGATCGGCTTTGTGCTGCCCGGTTTGGCGGGTGTGGCCGTGGCAAATCTGCCCGCGTCTTTGCTCGCCTCGGGCAACGCCGTGAACCAAGCCATCCGCCAGCTCGGCATGGCCCTCGGGATCGCCGGTGCGGTGACGCTGGCCGGCCACAGCCGCGTCCAACTCGCCGACTTTCAGCCAATCTACTTGCTGCTCGCCGGCGGCGGCCTCGTCACCGCATTGCTGGCGCTTCCGCTCAAGGTCCTGCCGGGCGGTCCGGCCAGACGATCGCTGCCCTGA
- the abc-f gene encoding ribosomal protection-like ABC-F family protein, which translates to MLTLADVSKSYGTRELFSEVSLFVARTDRFGLVGPNGAGKSTLFNLILGEEQADEGTIEWERGADFGYLPQESAPIGEETVIQIATSGKKLVPETDDDYDIDWTLEPRAKKILAGLGFRETDHDKQAKSFSGGWVMRAHLARLLVSEPALLMLDEPTNHLDLEALLWFQDYLTRYPGGLVIISHDREFLNVLCTGILELRGGTLNKYTGNYDDYLNEKDARKEQQAAVFKNQQREIAHLQKFVDRFGAKASMASRAKSKEKQIERLKDVAVEEPWEDLQRINFRFPQPPRSGLRVVNLKNVHQAYGDHVVYQDLNFDAERGQKIVLVGPNGAGKSTLLKILADVIPIQGGSRELGSNVIPGYFAQNRADNLKLDLTVFENVMELRTNENQLTEQQARAVLGGFLFRKDDVHKKVSVLSGGEKSRLALARLLVNPPNLLLMDEPTTHLDIPSIDALVGALKQYEGTFIFISHDVYFIRALAQTVLHVHSGRLTPYAGNYDYYLEKSKASNARAALTAGFTDARPKQAAAAAKAPSSEPKAAPVDVKKLRIEVGKLEQRVSELETKQGEITAALESPDTYADKGKFHHLNKELSVVVDQLSTATAEWEKAATRLAAAEKA; encoded by the coding sequence ATGCTGACCCTGGCCGACGTTTCCAAGTCCTACGGTACCCGCGAGCTCTTCTCCGAGGTATCGCTCTTCGTCGCGCGCACGGATCGCTTCGGTCTCGTCGGCCCCAACGGCGCGGGCAAGTCCACCCTCTTCAACCTCATCCTCGGCGAGGAACAGGCCGACGAGGGCACCATCGAGTGGGAGCGCGGCGCCGACTTCGGCTACCTCCCCCAGGAAAGCGCGCCCATCGGCGAGGAGACCGTCATCCAGATCGCCACCAGCGGCAAGAAACTCGTGCCCGAGACCGACGACGATTACGACATCGACTGGACCCTCGAGCCCCGCGCCAAGAAGATCCTCGCCGGCCTCGGCTTCCGCGAGACCGACCACGACAAGCAGGCCAAGTCCTTCTCCGGCGGCTGGGTCATGCGCGCCCACCTCGCCCGCCTCCTCGTCAGCGAGCCCGCGTTGCTCATGCTCGACGAGCCGACCAACCACCTCGATCTCGAGGCCCTGCTCTGGTTCCAGGACTACCTCACCCGCTATCCCGGCGGCCTGGTCATCATCTCCCACGATCGCGAATTCCTGAACGTCCTCTGCACCGGCATCCTCGAGCTGCGCGGCGGCACGCTCAACAAGTACACCGGCAACTACGACGACTACCTGAACGAGAAGGACGCCCGCAAGGAGCAGCAGGCCGCCGTCTTCAAGAACCAGCAGCGCGAGATCGCCCACCTCCAGAAGTTCGTCGACCGCTTCGGCGCCAAGGCCTCCATGGCCTCCCGCGCCAAGTCCAAGGAGAAGCAGATCGAACGCCTCAAGGATGTCGCCGTCGAGGAACCCTGGGAGGACCTCCAGCGCATCAATTTCCGTTTCCCCCAGCCCCCGCGCTCCGGGCTCCGCGTGGTCAACCTCAAGAACGTGCACCAGGCCTATGGCGACCATGTCGTCTACCAGGACCTGAACTTCGACGCCGAGCGCGGCCAGAAGATCGTGCTCGTCGGCCCCAACGGCGCGGGCAAGTCCACGCTGCTCAAGATCCTCGCCGACGTGATCCCGATCCAGGGCGGATCCCGCGAGCTCGGCAGCAACGTCATCCCCGGCTACTTCGCGCAAAACCGCGCCGACAACCTCAAGCTCGACCTCACCGTGTTCGAGAACGTGATGGAGCTGCGGACCAACGAGAACCAGCTCACCGAACAGCAGGCCCGCGCCGTGCTCGGCGGCTTCCTCTTTCGCAAGGACGACGTCCACAAGAAGGTCAGCGTGCTCTCCGGCGGCGAAAAGTCCCGCCTCGCCCTCGCCCGCCTGCTCGTCAACCCGCCCAACCTGCTCCTGATGGACGAGCCGACGACCCACCTCGACATCCCGTCGATCGACGCGCTTGTGGGCGCGCTCAAGCAGTACGAGGGCACCTTCATCTTCATCAGCCACGACGTGTATTTCATCCGCGCCCTCGCGCAGACGGTGCTGCACGTCCACTCGGGTCGCCTCACGCCCTACGCCGGCAACTACGACTACTACCTCGAGAAATCCAAGGCCTCGAACGCCCGCGCCGCCCTCACCGCCGGCTTCACCGACGCCCGCCCGAAGCAGGCCGCCGCGGCCGCCAAGGCCCCGAGCTCCGAGCCCAAAGCTGCGCCGGTGGATGTGAAGAAGCTCCGCATCGAGGTCGGCAAGCTCGAGCAGCGCGTGAGCGAGCTCGAGACCAAGCAGGGCGAGATCACCGCCGCGCTGGAGTCGCCCGACACCTACGCCGACAAGGGCAAGTTCCACCACCTGAACAAGGAACTCAGCGTGGTCGTCGACCAGCTCTCCACCGCCACCGCGGAGTGGGAGAAAGCCGCCACCCGTCTGGCGGCAGCCGAGAAAGCCTGA
- a CDS encoding antibiotic biosynthesis monooxygenase family protein produces the protein MNQPVQGSATPEPPYYAVIFTSRRTDGDRGYDAMAARMVALAATQPGFLGVESARGADGLGITVSYWRDEESIRAWKRDPDHQQAQRAGQQAWYDDYQVRIAKVERAYGKP, from the coding sequence ATGAACCAACCTGTCCAAGGGTCCGCCACCCCCGAGCCGCCTTATTACGCCGTCATCTTTACCTCGCGCCGCACGGACGGCGACCGGGGCTACGACGCCATGGCCGCGCGCATGGTCGCGCTGGCCGCCACGCAGCCGGGATTTCTCGGCGTCGAGAGCGCGCGGGGCGCCGACGGCCTCGGGATCACCGTCTCCTACTGGCGTGACGAAGAGTCGATCCGCGCCTGGAAACGCGACCCCGACCACCAGCAGGCGCAGCGGGCGGGACAACAGGCGTGGTATGACGACTACCAGGTGCGCATCGCCAAGGTGGAACGCGCCTATGGCAAACCCTGA
- a CDS encoding DinB family protein, which yields MTSLPPTSPRLAPPGAGLPKPELLVANLMFHGGRMFTGRGQAEAMIHAECDALIALAGDCDPAAGARPVLIPRLPGLEDSSRHWSVFMTLEHLRIVNAAVTETIGLLAAGQIPAQPASTAAVKPAPGIDARVIKAFGRGCNELTLAAAAVPELRTAHRFPHPWFGPLDAAGWYFLAAFHLRLHRRQVETILRHLALKPTAAA from the coding sequence ATGACTTCCCTGCCCCCTACCTCTCCCCGCCTCGCGCCGCCCGGCGCGGGCCTGCCCAAGCCCGAGCTGCTCGTGGCCAACCTGATGTTCCACGGCGGCCGTATGTTCACCGGCCGCGGCCAGGCCGAGGCGATGATCCACGCCGAGTGCGACGCCCTCATCGCGCTCGCCGGCGACTGCGACCCGGCCGCGGGCGCGCGACCGGTGCTGATCCCGCGGCTGCCCGGCCTGGAGGACAGCAGCCGGCACTGGTCGGTCTTCATGACGCTCGAGCACCTGCGGATCGTGAACGCGGCGGTCACCGAGACCATCGGTCTCCTGGCCGCCGGCCAGATCCCGGCGCAACCGGCCAGCACCGCCGCGGTCAAGCCCGCCCCGGGGATCGACGCGCGGGTGATCAAGGCCTTTGGCCGCGGCTGTAACGAACTCACCCTGGCGGCCGCCGCCGTGCCGGAGCTACGCACCGCCCACCGCTTCCCCCACCCGTGGTTCGGTCCGCTCGATGCGGCGGGCTGGTATTTCCTCGCGGCGTTCCACCTCCGCCTGCACCGGCGGCAGGTGGAGACTATCCTCCGCCATCTCGCCCTCAAACCGACGGCGGCCGCATGA